A genome region from Tolypothrix sp. PCC 7712 includes the following:
- a CDS encoding tRNA-(ms[2]io[6]A)-hydroxylase, which produces MLTELPTINALKQPTSSAWVEQAIANLDIILLDHSHCERKAAGVALNFMFRYPSNAKMVRELTAIAREELEHFELVNQWLERRNIPLAPLPPPPYGAGLKAQVRPQEPDRFLDSLLVTGLIEARSHERLGLLATHCPEPELAKFYRGLMASEARHFGTYWVLADTYFERAIVRQRLDELAFVESELLANLHPEPRIHS; this is translated from the coding sequence GTGCTTACCGAATTACCAACGATCAACGCTCTCAAACAACCTACTAGTTCAGCTTGGGTAGAACAAGCGATCGCTAACTTAGATATTATCTTGCTCGACCATTCCCACTGCGAACGCAAAGCTGCGGGAGTGGCGTTAAATTTTATGTTTCGCTACCCTTCCAATGCGAAAATGGTCAGAGAATTAACTGCGATCGCTCGTGAAGAACTAGAACACTTTGAACTTGTCAACCAGTGGCTAGAACGCCGCAATATTCCCCTTGCACCCTTACCCCCACCTCCCTACGGCGCAGGTTTAAAAGCGCAAGTTCGTCCCCAAGAACCCGATAGATTTTTAGATTCTCTACTCGTCACCGGATTAATTGAAGCACGCAGTCACGAACGTTTAGGATTATTAGCTACCCACTGTCCTGAGCCAGAGTTAGCAAAATTTTACCGTGGTTTGATGGCATCAGAAGCCCGTCACTTCGGTACTTACTGGGTTTTAGCAGATACTTATTTTGAGCGAGCAATTGTCAGGCAACGGCTCGATGAACTAGCATTTGTTGAAAGTGAATTGCTAGCAAATTTACACCCAGAACCTAGAATTCATAGTTAA
- a CDS encoding SDR family oxidoreductase produces MSTNQKIAVITGGNRGLGLEVSRELAKQGYQVILTSRNQEKGNTAATKLTNEGLDVIYHPLDITSNESAHQLGEFINKEFGKVDALVNNAGIYIDSEASGNNLSIFHTKIDTIQQTIDTNIYGAIRVTQALLPLMKNQNYGRIVNVSSGMGQLSSMGGGSPAYRISKTALNAVTRIFASELQGTNILVNSVCPGWVKTDMGGVNAPRTLEQGADTIVWLATLPDHSPTGGFFRDRQPIDW; encoded by the coding sequence ATGAGTACTAATCAAAAAATTGCCGTCATCACAGGTGGAAATCGCGGTTTAGGATTGGAAGTCTCCCGCGAATTAGCTAAACAAGGATATCAAGTAATTCTCACTAGCCGCAATCAAGAAAAAGGTAATACTGCAGCTACAAAATTAACAAATGAGGGATTAGATGTAATTTATCATCCGCTAGATATTACTAGCAATGAAAGCGCCCATCAATTAGGGGAATTTATAAATAAAGAATTTGGAAAAGTTGATGCCTTGGTAAATAATGCCGGCATCTATATTGATTCCGAAGCTAGTGGCAATAATTTGAGTATTTTTCACACCAAAATTGACACAATACAACAAACAATCGACACAAATATTTACGGTGCGATCCGAGTTACCCAAGCTTTACTTCCGTTAATGAAGAACCAGAATTACGGCAGAATTGTCAATGTTTCTTCCGGAATGGGACAACTCAGTAGCATGGGGGGAGGCTCTCCAGCATACCGTATTTCTAAAACCGCATTGAATGCCGTTACGCGAATTTTTGCTAGCGAATTACAAGGAACAAATATTTTAGTAAATTCAGTCTGTCCAGGTTGGGTGAAAACTGATATGGGTGGTGTGAATGCACCCAGAACCCTAGAGCAAGGCGCAGATACAATTGTCTGGCTAGCCACGCTTCCTGATCATAGCCCTACAGGTGGATTCTTCCGCGATCGCCAACCAATAGACTGGTAA